CTCAATCGGCTCACGAGATTTTGGGTTCTAGACTGAGGTCGGCAAAGGCACTTGCATGGCGGAGACGGTTGGTCTCAGGATTCTAATGGGCCAATACCATAGCGCCAGGAGGCAGCGTACCGTCACGCTGCCTCTCTTTTTCGACATCATGGAAAGAATAGAGAATACGAAATGCGACGGAGTTGCTTACGCTCGTCCTCCAGGACGCAGGTCGGGGCCAGTTGGCCACTACTTCCCAATCAGCGTTGCGCCTGCCGGCAGGAGCGGGGCCGCTCAATGCGGCCCCGCAGAAATTTAGCTTCGGATAAATGTCAGGAGGTCCGCATTGATCACATCGGCATTCGTGGTCATCATGCCGTGAGAGAAGCCGGGGTAGATCTTGAGCGTGCCATGCTTGAGCAGCTTCGCCTGCAGCAGCGCAGCGTCCTTATAGGGGACAATCTGATCATCGTCGCCTTGCATCACGAGGGTCGGCACTGAGATTGCGTTCAGATCGTCCGTCTGGTCTGTCTCCGAGAAAGCCTTGATACCTTCATAGAGAGCGAGCGTGCTGCCCATCATCCCCTGACGCCACCAGTTCTGGATAATTCCCTGCGAGGTCTTCGCGCCGGATCTGTTGAAGCCGTAAAACGGACCGCTAGGGACATCGAGAAAGAACTGTGCGCGGTTCGCGGCCAGCGCCTTGCGAAATCCGTCAAACACCTCGATCGGAGTGCCTCCAGGGTTCTCTTCGGTTTTGACCATGAGCGGGGGAACCGCGGCGATGAGAACGGCCTTGGCTACGCGACCTTGAGGTTCGCCGTATTTGGCGACATAGCGCGCCACCTCGCCACCGCCCGTCGAATGGCCGATATGGACCGCATTCCTCAGATCGAGACGCTCGACTACAGCCGAGGCGTCGGACGCGTAATGGTCCATGTCGTGGCCAGTGTCCACCTGGGAGGAGCGGCCGTGACCGCGCCTGTCATGCGCGACAACGCGATAACCGTTGGCAAGGAAGAACAGCATCTGCACGTCCCAATCGTCTGACGACAGGGGCCAACCGTGGTGAAATACGATGGGCTGCGCATCCTTAGGACCCCAGTCCTTGTAGAAGATCTGTGTACCGTCTTTGGTTGTAATTATAGGCATTTCGATCTCTCCTGTGCTTGGTTGTGAAGTTGTTGGGACGGTCATCCCATGCAAATCTGGAGCCGGTTCCCCGATTGCTGCTCCTGTAGCCAGGACACCGAGTGTTATCAAAACATCGCGTCGACTAGGGTAAAGCATTGTGCGAGCGCCTTACGGTTGACCGAAATCATGTGGGCCCATTAGGGTTGCCGGGCTTTGACTCGGCTCCTCCAGGAGGAGCCAATGGTCACTCTCGTTCACGCTAAGATTTGGCAAGGGACGGAGCTGGTGTCCCATTCAAGACCGCATCGATGTTGTCGAGCGCGACCATACCCATGTTGCTTCGGCTCTCAACCGTTGCCGTCCCGATGTGGGGCAGCAAGAACGTATTCTTGAGTTCCACGTAACCGGGATTGAGCTTTGGTTCTCCTTCGTAAACGTCAAGGCCTGCGGCAGCGACCCTACCGCTCTTGAGAGCCTCGATCAAGTCGTCGTCCTTGATCAAAGCACCGCGCGCTGTGTTCACAATGATCGCGCGCTCTGGAAGAAGAGCGATCGTCTTGGCGTTGAGGAAGTGGTGGGTTGTCAGTGTCTCAGGGGCATTCAGACTAAGGAACTGGCTCACTTTCACTAGTTCTAGGGGGTTAGCATAAAATATCGCGTCTCCGGCCTTCTCTGCCGGCAGCTGGTGGATGTTGGAGTAATGGATCTTCATACCAAAACCTCTTGCGCGCTTTGCTATCGCTTGGCCGATACGCCCCATCCCGAAAATCCCGAGGTTCTTGCCCGTCACCTGCCAGCCGAGAAGGGCCTGTGCGCGTGGAATCGTCCACTCGCCGCTTCTGACCAACTCCTGTGCTTCGAATGCTCGTCGGCTCGCTCCGAGAAGCAAGAGCATAGCAATATCTGCCGTCGCATCCGTCACCTCAGCCGGCGTGTATCCAATCGCAATGTTGCACTCCGCAGCCGCGCGCATGTCGATATGATCGACGCCAACAGAATTTGTTGAGATCACCTTGACGGACGGGGAAACTCGCTTGAAGAACTCGGCATCGAGCCTGTCGAATGGCGTGATGAGCATCGCGTCGGCGCCCTCAGCTGCTGCGAGAAGCTCGTCATGCGTGAATGATGTTCCATCGGTCTTTCGCCTGACTTCGTAATTGCTGTCGATTCGCACGTCGACCGGCTTGATGAAATGGGACGTGACCACCAGGACAGGCTTTTTCATTCAATCAGTTCTCCTTAGACATTCGTTGCCGGGCTCAGGGCCAATGTCAGA
This portion of the Acidicapsa acidisoli genome encodes:
- a CDS encoding alpha/beta fold hydrolase, with the protein product MPIITTKDGTQIFYKDWGPKDAQPIVFHHGWPLSSDDWDVQMLFFLANGYRVVAHDRRGHGRSSQVDTGHDMDHYASDASAVVERLDLRNAVHIGHSTGGGEVARYVAKYGEPQGRVAKAVLIAAVPPLMVKTEENPGGTPIEVFDGFRKALAANRAQFFLDVPSGPFYGFNRSGAKTSQGIIQNWWRQGMMGSTLALYEGIKAFSETDQTDDLNAISVPTLVMQGDDDQIVPYKDAALLQAKLLKHGTLKIYPGFSHGMMTTNADVINADLLTFIRS
- a CDS encoding 2-hydroxyacid dehydrogenase translates to MKKPVLVVTSHFIKPVDVRIDSNYEVRRKTDGTSFTHDELLAAAEGADAMLITPFDRLDAEFFKRVSPSVKVISTNSVGVDHIDMRAAAECNIAIGYTPAEVTDATADIAMLLLLGASRRAFEAQELVRSGEWTIPRAQALLGWQVTGKNLGIFGMGRIGQAIAKRARGFGMKIHYSNIHQLPAEKAGDAIFYANPLELVKVSQFLSLNAPETLTTHHFLNAKTIALLPERAIIVNTARGALIKDDDLIEALKSGRVAAAGLDVYEGEPKLNPGYVELKNTFLLPHIGTATVESRSNMGMVALDNIDAVLNGTPAPSLAKS